Genomic window (Chrysemys picta bellii isolate R12L10 unplaced genomic scaffold, ASM1138683v2 scaf3, whole genome shotgun sequence):
AGGTCGGCAATGTCCCGGCAGATTGGCTTTGCCACTGTCTTCATGGACTCGCCAGCGACACGGGCCCCAAATCAAGACAGCCAGGATCAGCCGCCCCTGGGTGGTAGCCTGCCCGAGAGAAAACAGCCCTTTCCAGCCCCTAGGGGCCAGCGtggcacataggggaaactgaggcacagacagtctTCATAAAAAATAGTGCAGACACTTCCCACTGTGCTACTCCATGCAGGTGCAACCTGAGACTCATAGGAAACGCATGTGAGCAGAGCTCCCACGACTGCCCGCTGGCATGGACACAGCCACGGGACTGAGtaactcccccgcccccatgtgtCTTGGGTGTggggcaacacacacacacacacacacacacagagcagggctcgtCCCCTCCAgcagacacacatgcacacacacacacacacagcatctcTATGTCCAAGGGGTTCCTATGTGCATCAGAtaagccccctcccacccagagaTTCCTCTCATGTGACTGGGGTATATGCCCCAGCCTGCCGGGTGAAGTggtgtctaatggttagagcagtgggggctgggaaccaggacacctgggttctgtcccggctctgggaggggaggggagtgggatctagtggttagagtagggggaCTGTGTTCCAGGACTCACCGCAGCTGGAGAGTTTTTGGGCAGTTCTGCCAGGGTCATTACACGTTTGCGGGCCCATCTTCCAGTCCCTGCCCGGCCCACTCGCCCTATTGGGTGGCAATGAGGAGGCACCGGGCACCTGAtggttggggggaggagaagggaggagatCTGAGgcccaggatcaggacccaaaccCATGTGTCCACCTCTGGCTTGTTGGCTCTGGGCCAtggcccagcccctcacccacGTTCCCTGCCATTCCCCTGGGCTGGACCCACAGCTTGAAGTCTTGGGattccccagcctggccccaggtGCTCCGTACACTGGCTGGAGTCAccctggggtaaatcaggagtaatgccaTGGGGACTGATTCCCTTCTCCCTCACCTGGGGGTAAATCATTTCTGTAGCTCTTCTCAGAACCCTCCCCAATTCTCCAATGTCCTGTTGGACATGTGGCTCCTCCCCACAGCTAGGCGCAGTCTCCAGTCAGGGTCTCCCCCATGCTGTATCCAGAGGGGACCCTATGTCCCAGCTCCTACTCTCTAATCCCCTGCTTCTCCAGCCCAGGGCCGCGCTCATCCTCTCACTCGGGGAGCTGCGGTGCAGTCGGTTCCACCGGGATCTCTGGGTCCTTCCCGCATTGCTGCTTTCCAGGGTACAGCCCCCCACCATGTAACTCCTACCCACATGAATCGTGTCCCTCTCTTAGCCAGTGCACTGGGCGCTCATGGTGGGTTGATTCTCCTTCAAAATCTCGTGATTTGTCCCAGGTCACAAGAGGAGTCAGTGGTGGATtcgaacccagatctcctggatcTCTGAACACAAGGCTGGCCGTTATCAAAGAGTCTGTAGCAAATTAGGGATGTTAGTGACTTACATTCATGGGCAGTGCTAtggccagtgggagatgccaCCCCTTAGAATGCACAACCGTTGGGAGTTGCCAACTCTCAGAGTGTTCGACCGTCGGGTAGAGCGCTTGGCCGTTAGGGGAGATGCTCTCTGATGCTCCTTTCATCAACAGTGGGTGCCAAGAAAAGTTGATTTGGCACCAACCATTGGGGATCCACTAAACGACACATCTAAGCCTCGCTCCTGTACCCGACGTGACCCCCACACAATGGGAACGGTGCCAGGCAAAATGGGGACAACCCACCTATAgcaggtgtcacggagtattggggaactcagggccctgcacccccggcttcctgcgattcaccatgactctcagccagccagtaaagcagaaggtttatttggatgacaggaatacagtccaagacaggtcttgcaggcacagacaacaggaccccctcagttaagtccagcttggggtcccagggcctcccagcccacccccctttgggggggggtcagagccatctctgcctcccagccatctctccagctcgcttccagcactctcccttcagcgacccctcccacagcctttgttcagtttcccgggctaaggagtcacctggccttcaaccccttcctgggttctcatgttacacactcaggtatgcgcccttgggcagatcccatcccccaatgcagactatcccagccacactcccctgtcagcattcacagaccacagtgagaacaggcccagttcgtcacatctctccccccttcgagaccgaactgagcagggtcactttagccagtgacccggggaagttcgaacctacccccgttcccatggatgcccccgcatccctcccattccttggtgataattacaccaggccccttcagtttcacgccccccccttaggttgggggtgcttgatggcactcacAGTTCgcctgtgggaaggtttatgcggcctgtgccctttccccacccccatacctctggggctccaactgggctgtggtcttctcccagcgctccagtctggaggtctgtgctttgggctctcttggtttagagccgcccttttaaccttggccaccctccggaaaggctcctctatgctgggcaagggtcctaaagctgtttcccccttgtcccaggccttcctccccctctgacaggggtcacaggatccgcagtactgtcggacagtaacaaagaccccagaccagtaaaagctccgtagcagcctctgctgggtgcgccaggttccctggtgccctgagaggggaatgtcatgggcccggcacagcagctggcggcgatacttctggggtaccaccagctgcctcctgatcccccctgactccattttccctgggggagcccattctcggtacaggaaccccttctcccacaggaaccttttccggccacctcgtcccatggtctgtaccgcattgaggtcggccaggtcccttatcttccgcaaggagggatctctctgtaactcggcctggaactcagcagctgggacagggatggccacctgctctttctcgcccgctgggtccgaagatgcagcctccctgagccgtgtccctgggcgttccctccccaccaggttagggtcctgcgcctcaggcaaggcaccccccccaaggccagggcgcagtgccccttgccggctctgactgcgggtcacaactaaggcggtctgggggctgcttggccagtcctctaggtccccccccatcaacacctcagtgggcaaatggtggtgcactcccacgtccttggggccctccttggccccccatttcaggtgtaccctcgctacgggaaccttgaatggggtcccgcccaccccggtcagggtcaggaaggtgttgggcaccacccgatctggggccaccacctcgggccgggccagtgtcacctctgtgcccgtgtcccagtatccataaactttcttcccatccacctccaggggaacaaggcactcgctccgcagggacagccccgcgccaaccctgtaaacggcgAACTTTGagtccggagcatctggccccccagagaagctggcctggggcccttctctctcttgagccgttgataagctgccagcccctcttgcatgagaagcctgcccctcgtccgtctgggcctctaccaagttaacccggtgcgggttcggtctgctcagtctgtccttgagcttggggcactgggcccgaatgtggcctcttcggccgcagtaatagcagctcatgtcccgtgggtcccctcgagccggtcggttgtccctgacgctgggcattccccgtgggaggggattccccatattccccctttgggaggtcccagggtgactctctctctgcatcgcggcgggcctgttcctttggggctcctccctgccaccccctgaccggctctttacaaactcatcagccagctgccctgcgtgtcgcgggttctctggctttctgtccaccaaccacagcctcaggtcggatgggcaccgctcatacagttgctccagtaccagtagtttaatcaggtcctccttcgtctgggccccaccagcccacttgctggcgtatctttccatgcgggcggctagttgcagatatgagatctcaggggttttatcctgactccggaacctttcccggtacatctcaggagtcagcccaaactcacgtagcagggccttttttaatagttcgtagtcccctttctctgcctcttccagttggcggtacaatgccacggctttggggtccagtaagggggtaaggacccggagtctgtccgtgggatcaacccggtgcagctcgcaggccgtctcaaaggcctccaggaagtcatccatgtcctccccctccttgcgtggggccaggatgcacttatcaaagctccgtgcagtcctgggtcccccctcactcaccgcagccgggggttcgctgcccttcaatctcgccagttccaggtcatgctgacgctgtctctcattctcctgtctctgtctctcttcatgctgacgctgtctctcattctcctcccgttcatgctgtctctgtctctctttctcctcccgttcacgctgatgctgtctctctttctcctcccgttcatgctgacgctgtctctcttcatgctgatgctgtctctcttcatgctgtctctgttgttcacgatcctccagctctctcagttttagctctttctcccattccagccaattccgctccacggatgccgaacgtcgccggggggatcctctgctggccggcgagcttcgccggggggatcccctgctggccgggagggtcacggcgccttcggtatttgctgggctcctccccacccttcccctaggcataggaaggaggggtcttgggaagccctcagcagccggctgaccactcccagctgggacagaccctggtgcctgcgctgcatttgccaggctgcttccctgagacacagggttcagttcattcgcgcgatcttccgcctccagccgggcaatgagctgttctttggtgagcctcccaatgcacagccccctctgcttgcacagctccaccaggtcgctcttaagccgctaggcatacatcttcctgctggccactcaccggcctgtgtgctcacagctccccacagttcccagggggccccctagtgtgccagcccttctcgaggtcaccacctctctgccagggtcgagctgcagactcctccgcccctgggaccactcgctgcgatccccccgggggaccctgttactgcaaaagtccttctcgctggtcacacactcccaggggtaataaccgtctctctctcactcttcagcacgcctggtccccgtcaatcccccttcgttttactgctccccagtcacttactgcaggaagcgccgtccacggggtgcagtagatcccaccgctgccaccagttgtcatggAGTATTGGgaaactcagggccctgcacccccggcttcctgcgattcaccatgactctcagccagccagtaaagcagaaggtttatttggatgacaggaatacagtccaagacaggtcttgcaggcacagacaacaggaccccctcagttaagtccagcttggggtcccagggcctcccagcccacccccctttggggggggggtcagagccatctctgcctcccagccatctctccagctcgcttccagcactctcccttcagcgacccctcccacagcctttgttcagtttcccgggcaaaggagtcacctggccttcaaccccttcctgggttctcatgttacacactcaggtatgcgcccttgggcagatcccatcccccaatgcagactatcccagccacactcccctgtcagcattcacagaccacagtgagaacaggcccagttcgtcacagcagGTAGTTAGGCCGGGGAAGGAAGGACACTTTCTGTAGCCCAGAAACTCTGCTCCCCGGCTGGGAGGGGGTTAAATACCAGAGGACGTTGGGAGAAGGACGAGGCGGGGAAGGATCGGTCTGGATGCACCATTAACATGGGCGGAGATTGGGGGAGAGCATGGGGGCCACGGCCCCCCAAACCGGATACAACCCAGAGGCAACGTGTGGGGAGGCACTTAGATTTCTCCCTGGCAGTTggtcctgctccctccccccagaggaaCATTGGgaggggtggtggggaggtgatGCCAGGAGCTCTGTCcctgctggtcagtttccccctGGGCTGGGTACAGGGAGAGCAGAAGAGTCGTGACCCTTGGCAGAGCTCCACTTTGGGGCTGTTTTTCATAAGAGCCAGGCTCCCAGGTGAGCGCCCAGCTGCTAACCCGGGCTGtgcggggtgtgggggagggggagaggatgggATTTCCACTGCTGAGCCAAAGGGGTCCGCTCAGGCCCAGCCCGAGAGACCtccccggctgcaggaagctgcagccccccagccctgcttcccgcccccatcactcctcagctgtggAGGGGAAGGATCACTGTCTGGGGAGCTGCCCCCACATCCGCCCAACGCACCTGCCATCGGACCTGCCCCACCCAGAAACCCCCGCACCTTAATCCCCACCCGGGGCATCCTGAGCCCCCCGGATACCCTATCTTCCCTGCAATATAGGGGCGTTTTCTTAtacaggcacctattaccccccacctcctgtcccgatttttcacacttgctatctggtcatcctacctggATCCCctgtcaccccccacccccgcataatatagaagtcaaactgaGCCCATGTCTTtggggcaggcagcagcagaccaGCAGCCGAGGTGCAACGTCTCAGCaccgtccctgggtgggctcgaccCACCCTCCTCTCGGTTAGCAGCCGAACGCGCTGCACCACGGGAACACCTGGTGTGTTTACCACTCCCCGGGCTGCTGCCTCACACCCTGCACCTCTTCCTGCCAGTGCCCAAGCTAAGGTGGGAGTCAGGAGCCGGGGAGCCTGGTGTATAAGTGGAATCCCCAGCTGGGGGGATCGGCAGCTGGCAGGGCAGTGCCACCCACCTCTAGGCCAGCTTTGGAAATGTCTGGCAACAGCTAATGGGTTAGagagggaggggtctgggttctatccctacgtcatggaggggagtggggtttagtggttagagcggggtgggGGTCCTGGGAGTGACCTGGGTTGTATTTCCAGGTCCCTCAGTGTCTGTAGGGAAGTCAATTTTGCctctctctgactcagtttcTCTGCCTCAGTCCCAATATGGGAGTCGAGCTAGAGCACCCTTAACTCCACCCCTTTGTAACTTTCAAGCCCAAATCTGATGGTGGAGCTAGAACAGAGCTGATGAACTTCCTGCAGGGTGACGTGGGCCGGCtgcgctggggggcaggagcgggcgggagagggaggagggggagggggccgtGCCCCACTGCAAGCCCCTGCGCCACGTCTACGAGAAGGAGATCGTCCTCTacgcaggggcggctccaggcaccagcgcaccaagcacgtgactggggcggcgtgccggtcaccgtgagggcggcagtcaggctcccttcggcggcatgcctgcgggaggtccgctggtcccgcggcttcggcggcaattcggcagcgggtacgccaaagacaagggaccggcggacctcccgtaggcaatccaccgaaagctgcctgactgccgtgcttggagcggcaaaataCATAAAGCCGCCCTGCCTCTGCGCCTACTTCCAGGGCCTGGACTACTTCAGCACTGAGTGCATCTACGCCCCCCAGGCCTACCGCGGCTACGCCCGGGCCCTGCTCAAGGAGCTGGAGGCCGCCCGGCCCAGTGCCATGGCCACCTGGGCCACTCGGGCGAGCATCTCTCACTGCGCCCCGACCTCTGCATGCCGGCCCACGGCACCTGCCAGCGCTGTGGCTACGTGGCCAGCCAGCCCCTGTGCAAGGCCTGCGTCCTGCTGGAGGGGCTCGACCGCGGCCTGCCCAAGCTGGGCATCGGCAAGCACTGGCGCCTGCGGGACAAGCTGTGGGACGGGCAGCCCCTCATCCAGGAGGAGTGCAGGGATGTGGTGACCCCGGGCGAGGCCGAGGGGGAGCTACCGGAGCAGCAGAGAGAGCTGGGAGCGCAGGGCACAGAGTCATGGGTGGACGTGAAGCCGTGGGGTGGACGGGAGCTGACTGAGCCCCGGGACCTCGTCTTCTGAAGTGATGTGCTGCCCGTCCATGGCCACATGCTCCCCCTGATCCTCCCCATTCTTGCCCGATGTTTAGAtgatgtattaattatattgattacttaagaatccccacTTAatactttgagggttgacaggttctgAGCCCAAGATCAggtataattttatttaatttattaggTAGTTGGGAACCCCGAAGTGCACAGGTGCTACACTCCCACTAGcggaactcttttatatttacaactATAGTTTATagtacatttagcacagtcacaagcACCCCAACTTGGCAAGGTAGATAGAGATAGTACCGAACATCCATCTGGACATCCATCTGCTCACCTCATCTCCGGCAGAACAACCTGAAGTattagccatcatcttcctcatcaccaacACCTTCCCCATCAACCCAGTGGCCGTCCTGCTGGCACCCCCAAAGGATGACATCTCCTTCTCCTACCATCCCTGGGCTGGAATGCCACTATTACAATACTTtatgccaggggtggccaacctgagcctgagaaggagccagaatttactaatgtacattgccaaagagccacagtaacacgtCAGCAGCCCCGCATCAGCTCCCCCACAGCCATCGCAGGGTCTCCCAACCATctgcgcctccccctccctccccacacctctcgatcagctgtttcatggtgtggcagagccaggggttgagcagtgagcaccccccggcacattggaaagttggcgcatgtagctccagccccgggatCGGTGCCTATagaaggagccgcatattaacttctgaagagccgcatgtggctccggagtcacaggttggccaccccggccTTATGCTGaggttaccatgtctaatgcaTATGCAGTAGGGGTTTCTTCCTCTCCCTTctttgtatttcctccccttaccAATGTTGGAGTGTCTTTTTCCATAGGCCAGAATATCAATGATCTTAACTTATTATCACATAGGTCAGTTTGTTACCATGTCCCTTTACTGGTCAGGTATCTGCAGATGTAGCTCATGTACCCGTTATGTACGTCAGTTCATTGCCATGACACTTCTGCAGTTGGATTATGAACCTGTGGTCAGAACTTACCTGTAAcactctattttcagctcccaAATACTTGTTGTTTTCCGTTGGGCCATTTATCTGTGcgaagttcataggcctcaagccttatgctaacttgctgaagcgAATGTctgacaggatacaggcctgtaggttcttTGAATAACAGCTGAATATAATAtaaagcagtgaatataataaagaCAAGTTAGCACATTGGGCTACACCGTTGTGAcgggttcccctcctccccccggggtGTAACTTGGAACTGGGGCACCATGGAGCCCTGTGACTAACCACCCTGGGCCCccctcacactgtgctgctgtgacaaactGCAGAGCGCTCCTGGTCCTGCATCCACACCGACcttacacaggcagggacacacccagctgcagttctgTGAATGCTTCTcctcagccactcatgaactaacaatagagagaCTCCAGTTAGcgcctccccagctccccagcgTAGGACCCCAAAGCTCTATCATCCTGCCCTGGGCAACAGCCTGACCCATATATGTGTGTTTCCTAGTGCGCCCCTCgctcgatgtggagaggacaatgcccCCGCCCCTGTTCCTGAACAGATTTCCCTTTGCACTTCAAGCAAACCACAGTGTTTTaggtaaaaaaatataaaacagatttattcacTACAgacagatagattttaagtgattatacgtAATAGCATAGAGATCAAAGTAGATCACCATAAGAACTAAAACAAAACTGCAATCTAAGTTCTCTAAACtggataggatttgaatcaagccatTTCTCATCCTGTTAGATAGTACAACAAACAGTCCACCGAGCTTCCCTACACAGGCAGGCTTCCTCCTTTCCTGCCTGCGCTTCGGGCTAGTTCTCGGCTGCTTTGCTACATGAGAGCCAGTTCGTTGTAGGGCCTCTTGTCTGGAGCTACAGagacccacacacccctgtcgCTCAGCCTCCTCTCCTACCCCCCCAACAACcagctttaacgttgccagtgtagacgacAGCTATGATGCGACATAATTGTTAATGTGCAGCTGACAAGCTGTGTGGAGTTACAGGGAGAACCATTGCAGAGTGGAGAGAATATCTACCCCGCTGTGTGCGAGGGCTGCAAACCTCACCCTCTCCAAGGTGCCGCATTTCACACAggatgtttgtttctttctttctttctgctgaGGATTTTCACAATCAAGACCTGTCTGCAACCATGTTGCTAGCacaggtgtgctcgaggacagcaacagtgggttcgttgcccggtgtgcttcgcgccaatgaacacaccagggggagaagcaaacaaagtttatttgggatcccaaagcggtgcaaggagactggcaagtctcaaatcaagcacattaacaggaacagtttttcttcttttatacattttgcagttaagcctcaccccccccctttcccctctagccctccctttctccccccttcctccctctacccctcccatccctggtaatagttaagtcattcttggcagctataagcctagcttgttagtaacttctttaaaccgttatcttgtcctttttcccttcagccagaaacatgcaggcctcattattaccgcttgagcagggggttgcacacagataactggttgcttacatattccaattgcacctggcttttgaggttgattagagtttaaacatggaaggatagagtttggttcacttaggcctagtgcaggaaggcttcattgacacttactggccttccaccctcccgagttacctagggtgaggcctagtgacgtcaacaactccctcctttgagaatactcaacaagcttttggctgagttttctcatattctgtggacaagatatgattaagcgctatgaagctggggttttcaatgagagggtatgctgggatttttgaggaacggggggcacaaagcttatggaggagcattttaaaacaagcaattaggaggagggtgaccaggcacaataccacaccggtgaggagacgcacaaggccaccccccagtcctcctaggttgggcaaccaacttcaaagggaatcgaaaacctttcctgggccttccactgcttgaaagcctgtttggctgacaggacgtgcttgttaatgtcctgtgagttttccgggatataagtacaacattcattcccaataagggcacacaccccgccctgggaggctaaaacataatctaaggcctgtctgttttgcagggacagcaaccggagctggtatagcttTGAGTTTTTTTATGGCTAAGGTCTTATTGgcatacttggtgagaaacacagagagcctacgataaaattggattagccgtcccaccccatgggatgggaggaggattatacccaacctgtctccttccttaatgggctctgaggtggcatacaaagattaacgctgcctggggcggccagg
Coding sequences:
- the LOC135977546 gene encoding LOW QUALITY PROTEIN: cytoplasmic tRNA 2-thiolation protein 1-like (The sequence of the model RefSeq protein was modified relative to this genomic sequence to represent the inferred CDS: inserted 1 base in 1 codon; deleted 2 bases in 1 codon), which gives rise to MNFLQGDVGRLRWGAGAGGRGEGEGAVPHCKPLRHVYEKEIVLYAYFQGLDYFSTECIYAPQAYRGYARALLKELEAARPSAMAXLGHSGEHLSLRPDLCMPAHGTCQRCGYVASQPLCKACVLLEGLDRGLPKLGIGKHWRLRDKLWDGQPLIQEECRDVVTPGEAEGELPEQQRELGAQGTESWVDVKPWGGRELTEPRDLVF